The Crocinitomicaceae bacterium genome includes a region encoding these proteins:
- a CDS encoding 50S ribosome-binding GTPase, with amino-acid sequence MEILRLSTAGSVDDGKSTLIGRLLFDTQSLSKDKLENIRSISAQRGLAEMDLSLITDGLTAEREQGITIDVAHIYFATEKRKYIIADTPGHVEYTRNMITGSSNSQVFVILIDARQGIIEQTKRHLFVAALMEIKEIVIVVNKIDLVNFDQTVYEKIKSEIESLKTEFNLLNKNLTFIPISAKLGDNVVNKSTNTPWFTGVTLLEYLESVQVETELDVPARFNVQYVIRPQSDEFHDYRGYAGKLKSGSLSVGDELVVLSSGQSAKIKRIHKFTRDLKTVSAGESITIELERDIDISRGDVLTKSAEKFDGYKNISSKLCWLDKDELVVNKKYLLQYGAAVVPVKVSAVESQLDFNSLQFEASPEHVGANSINQVEIKAASPLFLDGYKSNHNNGYFILIDEGTNGTVAVGFKE; translated from the coding sequence ATGGAAATACTAAGATTATCAACAGCCGGAAGTGTGGATGACGGAAAAAGTACTTTGATTGGTCGCTTATTGTTTGATACGCAATCATTGTCTAAAGATAAATTGGAAAATATTCGCAGCATATCTGCTCAGCGTGGTTTGGCTGAAATGGATTTGTCATTGATAACTGATGGTCTCACGGCTGAAAGAGAGCAGGGAATTACCATTGACGTAGCGCATATTTATTTTGCTACTGAAAAAAGAAAGTACATTATCGCAGATACGCCAGGACACGTTGAATACACGCGCAACATGATCACAGGTTCATCCAATTCTCAGGTGTTTGTTATTCTCATTGATGCTCGTCAGGGAATTATTGAACAAACCAAAAGGCATTTATTTGTTGCCGCTTTGATGGAAATTAAAGAAATTGTTATCGTGGTAAATAAAATTGATTTGGTGAATTTTGATCAGACAGTTTATGAAAAAATTAAATCTGAAATTGAATCACTCAAAACAGAATTTAATTTGCTGAATAAAAATCTTACCTTCATTCCAATCTCAGCAAAATTGGGTGATAATGTGGTTAACAAATCCACAAATACACCTTGGTTTACGGGTGTTACTTTACTTGAATATCTTGAATCAGTTCAAGTTGAAACGGAGCTTGATGTGCCGGCTCGATTTAATGTACAATATGTAATTCGTCCGCAATCAGATGAGTTTCATGACTACAGAGGTTATGCAGGAAAATTGAAAAGCGGATCCTTGTCCGTAGGTGATGAGTTGGTTGTATTGAGCAGCGGTCAATCAGCTAAAATTAAACGCATTCACAAATTTACACGTGACTTAAAAACCGTATCTGCCGGAGAATCCATTACCATTGAACTGGAAAGAGATATTGATATTTCACGCGGTGATGTCTTAACAAAATCTGCAGAAAAATTTGATGGCTACAAAAATATTTCTTCCAAACTCTGTTGGTTAGATAAAGATGAATTGGTGGTCAACAAAAAATATTTATTGCAATACGGAGCCGCGGTTGTGCCGGTTAAAGTGAGCGCAGTAGAAAGTCAGCTTGATTTTAATTCATTGCAGTTTGAAGCATCTCCGGAACATGTTGGTGCAAATTCTATTAACCAAGTTGAAATTAAAGCAGCATCACCTTTGTTTTTGGATGGCTATAAATCAAATCACAACAATGGTTATTTCATTCTGATTGATGAGGGCACTAACGGAACCGTTGCAGTAGGGTTTAAAGAGTAG
- a CDS encoding sulfate adenylyltransferase subunit 2: protein MSYLEKLEDEAIYIIREVAAQFDKPVLLFSGGKDSITLVHLAIRAFYPAPVPFPLLHIDTGHNFPETIEYRDWLVKKFNLNLIVRYVQDSIDAKKAKEETGRYASRNNLQTVTLLDAIEEFKFDACIGGARRDEEKARAKERVFSVRDDFGQWNARNQRPELFDILNGRIHKGENVRAFPISNWTELDVWSYIRENKIELPSVYFAHKRNVFLRDGLIWSDSAYINRDADEEVFEMIVRFRTVGDMTCTAAVDSKADDLESVIAEIKAAEISERGARIDDKRSEAAMEKRKSVGYF from the coding sequence ATGAGTTATCTTGAAAAACTAGAAGATGAAGCAATTTATATCATCAGAGAAGTAGCAGCGCAATTTGACAAACCGGTGCTATTATTTTCCGGTGGAAAAGATTCCATCACCTTGGTGCATTTGGCTATCAGAGCATTTTATCCTGCGCCGGTGCCGTTCCCGCTTTTGCATATTGATACCGGGCACAATTTTCCGGAAACTATTGAGTACCGTGACTGGCTGGTGAAAAAATTTAATTTGAATCTCATTGTGCGTTACGTGCAAGATTCTATTGATGCAAAAAAAGCAAAAGAAGAAACCGGACGATATGCCAGCAGAAATAATTTGCAAACTGTTACGCTGCTTGACGCAATTGAAGAATTTAAATTTGATGCATGTATTGGTGGCGCACGTCGTGATGAAGAAAAAGCTCGCGCTAAAGAACGAGTATTTTCTGTACGTGATGATTTTGGGCAATGGAATGCACGTAATCAACGTCCTGAATTATTTGACATTCTCAACGGGCGCATTCACAAAGGTGAAAATGTGAGAGCTTTTCCAATTTCAAACTGGACAGAATTAGACGTGTGGAGTTATATCCGCGAAAATAAAATTGAATTGCCTTCAGTTTATTTTGCACATAAGAGAAATGTATTCCTCCGCGATGGTCTTATCTGGTCAGACTCAGCTTATATTAACCGCGATGCTGATGAAGAAGTTTTTGAAATGATTGTCCGTTTCAGAACTGTAGGTGACATGACTTGTACAGCTGCTGTTGATTCTAAAGCTGATGATCTTGAATCTGTCATTGCTGAAATTAAAGCTGCCGAAATTTCTGAACGGGGAGCACGTATTGATGATAAACGTTCTGAAGCTGCCATGGAAAAAAGAAAGTCGGTGGGGTATTTTTAG
- a CDS encoding phosphoadenylyl-sulfate reductase yields MKNQAEQLLQALKGKTLDEVLNTLSSGYADVVFSTSFGKEDQVITHSIFKNQNHFQIFTLDTGRLFEETYEVFQRTIQKYKLQIQTYYPDQSAIEKLLSQKGPYSFYESVENRKECCRIRKIEPLKRALAGKQIWITGLRREQSENRADMDMVEWDEANQIIKVHPIFEWTEREVDEYTDQHNVPVNALHKKGFPSIGCAPCTRAIQPEEDFRAGRWWWESSKKECGLHG; encoded by the coding sequence ATGAAAAATCAGGCTGAACAGTTGTTGCAAGCGTTAAAAGGCAAAACACTGGATGAGGTACTAAATACTCTTTCATCAGGGTATGCTGATGTTGTTTTTTCTACTTCGTTTGGTAAAGAAGATCAGGTAATCACGCATAGCATTTTTAAAAATCAAAATCACTTTCAAATTTTCACCCTTGATACAGGACGATTGTTTGAAGAGACTTATGAAGTATTTCAGCGCACCATTCAGAAATATAAATTGCAAATTCAAACCTATTATCCTGATCAATCTGCGATAGAAAAGTTGCTAAGTCAAAAGGGACCATATTCTTTTTATGAATCTGTTGAAAACCGCAAAGAGTGTTGTCGTATCAGAAAAATTGAACCACTCAAGCGTGCTCTTGCAGGTAAACAAATTTGGATTACCGGTTTGCGCAGAGAGCAGTCTGAAAACAGAGCAGATATGGATATGGTGGAGTGGGATGAAGCTAATCAAATCATTAAAGTGCATCCAATTTTTGAGTGGACAGAACGGGAAGTAGATGAATATACCGACCAACACAATGTGCCTGTAAACGCCTTGCATAAAAAAGGTTTTCCAAGCATCGGTTGTGCGCCTTGTACGCGCGCAATTCAACCCGAAGAAGATTTCAGAGCAGGAAGATGGTGGTGGGAAAGCAGCAAAAAAGAATGTGGCTTACACGGCTAA
- a CDS encoding Rrf2 family transcriptional regulator, which produces MLNKKTKYAFHALTYLGKQERLHPVLISEVAEHTRIPKKFLESILLEMKKAGYLTSKMGKGGGYYLLKDPKDIKLADVIRMFSGPIALLPCVSLNYYEPCIECHDEALCGLNKIMKQVRNETLKILANKSLKDILKAEG; this is translated from the coding sequence ATGTTAAACAAGAAAACAAAATATGCATTTCACGCACTTACTTATTTAGGTAAGCAAGAGAGACTTCACCCGGTATTAATTAGTGAAGTAGCAGAACACACCAGAATACCAAAAAAATTTCTTGAAAGCATATTATTAGAAATGAAAAAAGCCGGATACCTAACCAGTAAGATGGGAAAAGGCGGTGGTTACTATCTTCTCAAAGATCCTAAGGATATTAAACTGGCAGATGTGATCAGAATGTTCAGCGGTCCTATTGCCCTGCTGCCTTGCGTTAGTTTGAATTATTATGAGCCGTGCATTGAATGTCATGATGAAGCTTTGTGTGGATTGAATAAGATTATGAAACAAGTGCGCAATGAAACGCTTAAAATTCTTGCCAATAAATCATTGAAAGACATCTTAAAAGCGGAGGGATAA
- a CDS encoding GNAT family N-acetyltransferase, giving the protein MKQSSEILFSFIEPENINVIMPLMRIINTDTPADILEKRVVEMAGQNYKCLGIYHADQLIGICGLWFMTRHYCGRSIEPDHVIIHPDYQGQGIGHLLFEWIFNYANVNGYEATELNAYVQNTASHKFYYNLGYVIKGYHFVKFLK; this is encoded by the coding sequence ATGAAACAATCTTCTGAAATACTATTTTCTTTTATTGAACCTGAAAATATAAATGTTATTATGCCGCTCATGCGCATTATTAATACGGATACCCCGGCAGATATTTTAGAAAAACGCGTAGTTGAAATGGCCGGGCAGAATTATAAGTGTCTTGGAATTTATCATGCAGATCAACTTATTGGTATTTGCGGTTTGTGGTTTATGACGCGACATTATTGCGGCAGAAGTATTGAACCTGATCATGTTATTATTCATCCTGACTATCAAGGGCAGGGGATTGGGCATTTATTATTTGAGTGGATTTTTAATTACGCCAACGTGAATGGATATGAGGCAACAGAACTAAATGCGTATGTTCAAAATACTGCTTCACATAAATTTTATTATAACCTGGGATATGTAATAAAGGGGTATCATTTTGTCAAGTTCCTGAAATAA
- a CDS encoding sigma-70 family RNA polymerase sigma factor has product MRQLKITKQVTNRETASLDKYLQEIGRVELLTPDEEVDLARRIKQGDTKALDRLTKANLRFVVSVSKQYQNQGLSLPDLINEGNLGLIKAAQRFDETRGFKFISYAVWWIRQSILQALAEQARIVRLPLNKIGLINKVNKAFAELEQQLGRTPTIDELADALDISDADVKQSLAGSTRHISMDAPLKDDDEGSSTLLDIMQGDNNNPEKDLIIESLRGEILRSLNTLKHREADVIRLYYGLDGSAPMTLAEIGERFDLTRERVRQIKEKGIRKLKNASRSKILRAYLG; this is encoded by the coding sequence ATGAGGCAGTTAAAAATTACCAAACAGGTTACTAACAGAGAAACAGCATCACTTGACAAATATTTGCAAGAAATTGGAAGAGTTGAATTGCTTACCCCGGATGAAGAAGTAGACCTGGCTCGCAGAATAAAGCAAGGAGATACCAAAGCATTAGACCGATTGACAAAAGCAAACCTTCGTTTTGTGGTTTCTGTTTCAAAACAATATCAAAATCAAGGATTATCACTGCCTGATTTAATCAATGAAGGAAATCTTGGATTAATTAAAGCAGCCCAACGATTTGATGAAACGCGCGGATTCAAATTTATTTCATACGCCGTGTGGTGGATTCGCCAATCTATCCTTCAAGCTTTAGCTGAGCAGGCACGTATTGTCAGACTACCTCTCAATAAAATTGGACTGATCAACAAAGTGAATAAAGCTTTTGCTGAATTAGAACAACAACTTGGGCGCACACCAACCATTGATGAACTTGCTGATGCCTTAGATATTTCTGACGCTGACGTGAAACAATCTTTGGCCGGTTCTACCCGACACATCAGTATGGATGCTCCATTGAAAGACGACGATGAAGGATCATCTACATTGCTTGATATCATGCAGGGTGACAACAATAATCCAGAGAAAGATCTGATTATTGAGTCTTTACGTGGTGAAATTCTGCGATCTTTAAATACCCTGAAACATCGTGAAGCAGATGTGATCCGATTGTATTATGGTTTAGACGGATCAGCCCCTATGACCCTGGCAGAAATTGGTGAGCGATTTGACCTTACCCGTGAACGTGTGCGTCAAATCAAAGAAAAAGGAATAAGAAAATTGAAGAACGCTTCACGCAGTAAAATTCTCAGAGCCTACTTAGGATAA